In Paenibacillus xylanilyticus, the genomic window TTCTTTTTTCTCATCATATCAAAATAGGATACAGGCTGGTCTACCTTCATTTTGATCAACTGCAGTGGGTGCCTTGCTGCGTCCAGTACATTGCCTTCTTCATCCTGAATTTCACCTACAACCTGTTTGAAAAAGGTGCCGTTTGGACCGAAAAATTCGATCTCTTGTCCAGGCTTGAAATGATTCCGCTGCTGAATGGTGGCCATCCCTGTAGCGGCATCGTAGTCCATAACCAATCCGGCAAAATCATAAGGTACCGCTTTTTCTTCCGGCTCGTAGATGTGATCCTGATGGTCCGGTGTATCATAGAAGAATCCGGTGTTTAACGGACGGTTGGCAGCCTTATTCATCTCTTCGACCCATTCCGGCTTCAACACATAGTTTTCCGGATCAGCCATGTAAGCATCGATCGCTTGACGATATACGTTCACGACAGTAGCCACATAGTGGATCGACTTCATGCGACCTTCAATTTTGAAGCTATCCACGCCTACATCAATCAACTCGGGAATATGGCCGATCATGCACAGATCTTTCGATCCCATGGAGAATGAATTATCCTGTTCCTGGAACAGGGGCAGCTGGTTCTCACCCAGCTTGAAAGGTGCCGGTGCCTGCATCTGCATTTCTTCCTCGCTTACCCACACCGCGTCTTCTCTGGCATCCTCAAACAAATCATACTTCCAGCGGCAGGATTGGCAGCAGCCCCCCCGGTTGGAATCCCGATCTGTAAAGTGATTGGAGAGCACACAGCGTCCGGAATAGGAGGAACACATAGCCCCATGAATGAAGGCTTCAATCTCGATATCGACATTCGCCTTGATCTCTTCGATCTCCTCGAAGCTGGTTTCACGCCCCAGAACCACACGCGGGAGTCCCTCGTCTTTCCAGAACTTCACGGCTTGCCAGTTCAATGTAGACTGCTGTGTACTTAGGTGCACCTCAAGGCCGGGTACGGCACGCTGAGCGACTTCAATAATCGCCGGGTCCGCCACGATCACGGCTGCGATACCCGCATTGTACAAGTTTTGCAAATATGCCTCAATGCCCTCAATGTCTTCATTATGTGCATAGATATTGGTCGCCACAAATACTTTGGCGCCGTATTTGTTGGCAAATTCCACACCTTCACGCATTTCTTCAAAGCTGAAGTTGTCTGCATTGGAACGAAGTCCATAGGCCTGTCCGCCAATATACACAGCGTCTGCGCCATAATGAATCGCAAATTTAAGTTTTTCCAGATTCCCCGCCGGAGCAAGAAGCTCCGGTTTGTCCAGACGGTTACGTTTACCCGAGAACTTCCGCTGTACCGCCACTGTTTCCATTTCGTTCACCTCGTCTATTAATACACCTGTTCTTTGTAGAAAAAGCCAAATGACAGCTCCCGTTCAGGATCCTGCAATTGGCGGACCTCATCCAGCCACTCATCCGAAAAAGCATATGCATCCGCATCTGCTGCATAATAATCAATAGCTTTCCGGTATGCCCGGACAACAGCCTCATTATAAACCAGCGGTTTGAGAATACCTTC contains:
- a CDS encoding peptidase U32 family protein, yielding METVAVQRKFSGKRNRLDKPELLAPAGNLEKLKFAIHYGADAVYIGGQAYGLRSNADNFSFEEMREGVEFANKYGAKVFVATNIYAHNEDIEGIEAYLQNLYNAGIAAVIVADPAIIEVAQRAVPGLEVHLSTQQSTLNWQAVKFWKDEGLPRVVLGRETSFEEIEEIKANVDIEIEAFIHGAMCSSYSGRCVLSNHFTDRDSNRGGCCQSCRWKYDLFEDAREDAVWVSEEEMQMQAPAPFKLGENQLPLFQEQDNSFSMGSKDLCMIGHIPELIDVGVDSFKIEGRMKSIHYVATVVNVYRQAIDAYMADPENYVLKPEWVEEMNKAANRPLNTGFFYDTPDHQDHIYEPEEKAVPYDFAGLVMDYDAATGMATIQQRNHFKPGQEIEFFGPNGTFFKQVVGEIQDEEGNVLDAARHPLQLIKMKVDQPVSYFDMMRKKK